The Pyxidicoccus xibeiensis genome includes the window CCACGGCGGCGGCGCCGGTGGGGCCCCACTCGAAGCGGACGGCGTACGCCGCCTGGGCGTGCGCACGCGCACTCGACGGCAGCGCCTCAGTCACGCACCCTAACCCCCCTCGAGCTTCGCTCATGAACCAGTATGTCTACACCGTTGCGTAGTGTGGAGGCCCCCGGGGCGCCGAGGGCTCGCTGCTCGGGCGGCCCCCCCGTCAGCGGCCCTCCTTGGCCCCTCCGCTCCAGCCCTCACCCGCAACCTGGCTCCTCTCCCGCCGATACGCCCTGGTTGGCGGGCACGCCCTGTCAGTAGCGAGGGGTGAGGCTGACGTTGAAGTAGGACTCGTGGCCGCTCAGCATGACGTAGATGCGCTGGTGGGTCGTCTGCGCGGCGACGCTGCACGTCGAGTCGTCGTGGCCGCTATAGGCCGTCTTGCAGTGGTACGACTCGGTCGTCGGAGCCGTGCCGATGCGCGCGTACATGTACAGAACACCCTGGCCACCGTACACCCTGAACACAGGGGATTTGCCCGCCGGCACGTCCAGGCAGAAGTACTTCGTGGAGCCCTGGGCGCCGGAGAGGTCCGTGCTGGCCTTGTAGAAGATGCGCGCGGCCTTCTCCACGCCCACCGCCGGCACCTGCGTCACCGTCTTGGAGTTCGGGTGACGGCCGCCCGAGGCCA containing:
- a CDS encoding M4 family metallopeptidase — encoded protein: MGTEDYGGVHSNSGIPSLAFQLLASGGRHPNSKTVTQVPAVGVEKAARIFYKASTDLSGAQGSTKYFCLDVPAGKSPVFRVYGGQGVLYMYARIGTAPTTESYHCKTAYSGHDDSTCSVAAQTTHQRIYVMLSGHESYFNVSLTPRY